CGACCACACAATTCCATTGGATTTGCTGGAAGACTTTGCCGCACTGGAAGAGTTGTTCATAGAAGTAGCTAAATGGATCTACCTGAATGAAAATCCAGATAGAAAACGCGTTCCGAGAGGGTTTACCAATGAAGTAGCATTAAAATTATCATCGATCGAAAATGGCAGTGCTGTTCCAAAAATCATGCTTGTTACTTCATTCATAGGCCTATTTCCTAACAATAATTTTGAATACTACGAAAAAGCCAGGGAGAATATTTTAAAATCAATAGATGCTGCAAACAGAGGTGAAGAGGTAACAAGATATATTCCGGACAACCTACTGGTTTATTTCAATCGTATAGGAAAACGTCTTAGAGATGATGAAACGATTGATTTTAGTCCAGGTTCCGGATTGCAGGCTAAACTTAATAGAACTACCCGTAGAAAGCTGGTGCTCGCATCATCGAATATTCATGAAGTGACCATTGAAACTATGATCCGGGGTACCATCCCTGAAGCTGATAAAAGCAAAAAAACGTTCACACTTATGACTAATAGCGGTCAAAGAATCCTGGCTAAATTGCAGGGAGTTCATTCAACTACAATACTGGATGCCTTTAACAGCTATGAATCAAAAACAAGGGTAATGATATCCGGGCTCGGACGTTTTGACAAACAGGATAGGTTAGTCAGCTTTGAATCTATAGATCATATTTCTGTTCTTGATCCTTTAGATGTTCCGTCCAGGTTAGAAGAACTTGCCAGTTTGGAACCAGGGTGGTTAAATGGAGAAGGAATAGCATTGCAGAAAGAAAACCTGGATTGGTTTGCCGAAATATTCGAAACTAATTACGATCCAGCATTACCACTGCCTCATTTATATCCCACTCCTACTGGTGGAATTCAGGCTGAATGGTCTTCTTTCACTCATGATATAAGTTTAAATATTGATCTACCTAAGAAATCTGCATTTTACCAATCATGGAATCGTATTAGTGACGAGCTTGACGAGCTGACATTAAAACTATCAGAGGACAGTGACTGGCAATTGCTTAATCAAAAGCTTACACAACTTTATAAAGAATAGTAAATGCACCAAACCACTTTATTATTAAGACAAGTTCATCCATCTTTTGTACAAGCCAACAAAATATCGTCACAGGTATTTAGCATAACATCCCAGGTATTTAGGCCGACGCCAAAGGATCAGAACCAGCTTTCCGTTTACAACAGCAATAAATATACTCCCCAGGAGTCTCATGCTCATTTCACTGCTATTGATACCAGCTATAAATCTCATGGAGTAGTTGCCGTAAGCGTGCAGGAATGTGATATGGAAGGCCTTAAATGCGAAGAAAACAATATTCCGTTTGATGGCCATTCTTTCATTGATTTCAATATGCTTTCAGGTAGTCAAATTGAGAAGAAAGCGAAAAAGTTAAGGAACTACGCAATGGAAAGAGGCTGGCTATACGAACAAAGTGGTGAAAATTAAGCGTTAATTATAAAGAGGTTGTTTCAATAGTAATTTGAAGGCATTGAGAATTGCATTAATTAAACTCTCCGCCAGGTATCCTCATTAATCCGGGGAATTTTACTTTTGATACAACCTCTTTAATCATACAAACTATCATACCAATCATCCTGCTGCGCATTCCCATCCTTTATAATAAATGGCTTCAAATTAATTCTATAATATCTCGCCAACACCACCATTACCAATTCAGCAACCAATTCCTGCGCATCTTTCAGAGACATCATATCCTGGATCTCCTCATGCCTGATTCTGCGCTGATGGGCATCCATGGCCTGTGTAAAGCGAGCCAATGTTGCTTCTGAAAAACCAGATAAGATCAGCTCATCACCTTTCTCCATCAAAAATGCAAGTACATGATCATACGCTTTCCGCAAACTCTTCACATCCATACCTTCGCTAAGCGCCAATAACAGCTCTTTTATAAACACATCTCCCGGCACCAGTTTCAACAGGTGCGCAGCCGGGTGTTCATCTTCTTCAATTGGTGAACGGTAAGCAGAAAAATCAATATCAACATGTGCTTTAACACCTCTTTCTACATTCGCCATTCTAAACGTATTCACATCAATCACCGATGTGAAACTGATCTTATTCACCTTATCCTTATTTTCAAAAAGCAGGTACGATACCCCATCAATAAACTTCACCAGGTAACAGGCCTGTTCATATACCTGTGAGTCCGCAGTGGAGGCCAGGTATGCGGAACTAAAAACATACAGGGGTTGCCCGTCATTGTAAAAACACCAGATCCTGAAACCTTTATCAGTCAGGGTTTCTGTTAACCCAACAATGAAATTGTCAGCGATATCTATTTCGAATGCCCAATTTGCCATTGCATTGAATGAATTAGTCTGCATCAAATGTACAGAAATCAGGAATAGCCCTTGCCATTTTACTGTTTATAGCCGGAGTGCGATCCCTGTTTTTCATTTACGCCATGATCCAACGGGCAAGCGGACCAAAAGGGAAAAGCTGGCTGGAGAATACAGCGCTACCTGGGTGATTAGAATGGAACAGACGGGCTTATTATCAACAAGTTTGAGGAGTTTATGAGAGAGGTAAAAAGGAGACAACAATGTTAGTACAGATGAGTGATGACGATGATAATTCTATATTCACGCTTCATGTGGGGGATTTATAACGGGAGCATTAGAAAAATATCCATAAAAAAAGGGGATCAGTTACCTGATCCCCTTTTTCATAAACTTACTACTTCTCAATCGCAATCATTTTCGGCGCACTCGCCACAAACTCATCCAACACCCCGTCCGCAATCTTAATCGCTCCACCAAAACGCGTCGCACCAGGTATCGTCTGCATCGCCGCCGCTTCTGCAGCCAACTTCTTCGCATTCGCAAAATAACGACCCGCTGCATTACTTCCATGATCAGCAGCTTCCAGCCCTGCAGCTGTCAACTGCAGCGCTCTTCCCCACAACTGCATCGCATCCAGCCATGGACGTGCATCCACAGCAAAAGATGTATCCACTATCCCAGCCCTGATAATATCAGGTGCACTTGCAAACACCGCTGCATGCCTGATCAGATCTGCAATCGCCTGACGCCTGGTAACCACATCGCCATTTGCAATGGCATCCCGCACACCATCCAGCATCGCTTTCAGCTTTGGAGCCTGCTCCTGCCATGGCTGACTACCAAAAGTCGGCGCCAGATGCTGGGTATCAAAGAAAGTAAGCAGTGCGGCAGTCGTCTGCTCATCACCACCCGCCAGTTCTCTTGCAGCAAAAAGCCAGGTCCGCTCCGCATCATATCCTTTATCATTCCAAGCAAAGGCAACTACCCCAGTTACTGCAGCACGGCTTGGTGCCTCCTGGTTCATTGGGTTGGACAGGATACCTTCCAGCTCTTTAGATAAACCCGCTTCACGCTTTACATAAGGAGCTACCAATAAACGACCTACTGATTCACCATAGTCATTCACCGGATAGTTATCCCATAACAGTGTCTTACGACCAAAAGCCTTTGTAGCCGCTTTTGCATCAGGCACAGAGATGGCAGGTGGCACAACATCAGTACCCGTCCATTGCACAACTACCTGTGAATCCAGGTTTTTACGTAATGCTGCTTTGTACGGAGATTCTTTTGCATCATAATATTCTGTTGGCACCATAATTAAATCAGGTGCAGTCGGATCAGCTTTCTTAATGCTGGCCTGCAATGCATTCAGCAGTTTTGCCTGCGCAATACCTGCTGCTTCAGCACTTGAAGGACCAAAAGTTACCTTGTCAAGGTCGCAATTCCACTTTTTATATTCGATATCATCGAGGGCTACATAAAAACTATGTACACCAATAGCACGCAGGGCATTGAACTTGCGCACCAGTGTCTGCAGATCGCTGGTGTCAGAGAAACAAACGGTAGGACCAGGTGAAATCGCATACACAAAGTTGATATGGTTCTTAGCCGCATTCGCCACCAGTTTACCCAGCTCAGTCAGGGTTGCAGCGGGATAAGCATCGCGCCAGCGATCCCTGGCATAAGGATCATCTTTTGGACTATAGATATATGTATTGGCTTTTACAGTAGCGAGGAAGTCGAGATGCTTCGCACGATCAGCCATAGACCATGGTTTTCCATAGAACCCTTCAATCGTACCTCGGATCGGCATCGCAGGATGATCTTTGATCACCAGAGCAGGAATAGCAGCACGCTGCACGAGTTGACGTAAAGTCTGGGCAGCATGGAATAAACCATCCGCATCATAGCCGGCAAGGGTTATCAATGCGCCATTGCCTATCACAGTGCTGGCAATCGTGTAACCTTCAACATTACTATCCAGCACAGCGCCACTCTTAGAAAGCGCAGTACGTACGATCGCCGCATCGCCCGTTCCGAGAACAATGTGCGGGTAGTCAAATACCTGTGGCAACTGCCGTGCATTCGTTACAGTTTCAACGCCTGCAGCCATCAGTAACTTACGCACCAGTGTTGTAGTGGCAGTATCTACGCCGGGAGCAGTAATCAGTACAACCGATTTCCCCAGTGTGAAGGCACCTTTTCCAAGTTCGATGGATACCGGGGCCGGGAAAATAGCAGGTAAGGTAGCAGCTTGCGCAAATGCCGGACTGGCTTGCGGAGAATGTTGAACCGTTTGAGCCAAAGCAGCGCTGCAGCCGAACATCACAACGGTTAAACAGGTGAATAACATTTTCATTCCTCTTACGTGTTTAGAGACCTATAATGATGGTAAGATAGTAACTGGAATGGCAAAAAATGCCTTTAGCGCCTGCCTGGAATGGAAATGGGCAAAATGATATAATGATTGAACAATTAATCATCAAAGCCTCCCCTTACTTCCCCAGGTAATTCACAATAATCTTACTAATAGTATCCGCCTTATTAAAAACCATCAAATGTCCACCGCCTTTAATTTGGTAATCCGGATGCACCCGCCTGGTAGTAATCACCCTGTCAGCAGTTCCATTTATTTGAATCGTCCTTTCCGGCGGCACCTTATTATTCCAATAAGCAATACTCTTCAATGCCCAACGGAAAAAATTGACATCCGTGTCTTTTAATAAATTCGTCAATGTCTCTTTATCATTAGGCGACCAGGCGCCAAAATATCGATAGGTGAGAAAATTAGTCCGCTGTATTAAGGCTCCCGGAATAAGATGATAAAAACCCAGTTTCATCCAGAAAAACTGTATCCTGTTCAATTCATTCTTAGTTCTGACGGAAGAAATCAGCACCATTTTATCCACCTTCACCAGCTTCGCCACTTCCACAGCAACAATCCCACCAAAGGAAAGTCCGATGATATCCGGGTTTTCTTCAGTAACCTGGGGCCTGATCCTCGCTGCATACTGCTCAATGGTTTCATGTCGCAATGCAGGGATCCAGTTTATATAAACTTTATGATACCCTGGCAATTCAAGGTTCATAAATATACTTGAGTCTGCCCCTATACCACTAAAAAGGTAAACAGTTTTCTGTGCTTTATGAGCTGTATCCTTCGGTATTTGCCCCTTCACCAGGAGGCTGGTGAGCATACAAAAACCAACAAAAATCACTTTCACACTGTGCGCCATAGATCTTCTTCCTTCTTGCCTGACAGGCATTTTTAATACGGTGTTATTTAAATCGTTCAGTCTACATAGTATACTTACATACTGTAGCCTGCTGTAGTAGAAGTCCCTTTAGGATAGTAAACATATTATTTATTGGAAGGGTTCCACAGGAACTCCCCACGGGAGCATTACCTATGGCAAGTTTGGTACCATTTTCTTACATGGGATCTATCTAAAGCTTTTTGGGAGAAGTTATCAGGTGATTTAAGGGGGGAATTAAAAAAAGTGCCGTCGAATTATTGATTTGAAGACGCTTCCATTTAGTCGGGCACTTTTTCGAACGCGCTGATAGAATATTAATTTTACTAACCAATATTTACGCAATTTATTATCAAAAAGACAATAACAGTTAAACCATAAAAATATAATAATCAATTATTTAAAAACTAATATTTCTCTTTGTTCAGAGAAAAGAGATATTTTATTTGCCTGAGTTAACGAGGACATTAATGGATCCGGTGTGGAGATCATTTTACAAGAATAAGCAAATACATATCTATAAATGCTTCTCACTAATAATGCTGTATAAAATCGAAAATAAAAAACATTACTTTTATTTTTGACAAACAGCATAATGAAATTTAACTTATTCAATCGAAAATCGGGTAAAATGATTACCCCTTCGACAAAAGTCTATAGAAAGCAAATAATCGAAGGATTTTCAATTCCTGCAATCATTCATAATAGCAATTATTTTTTTGTCGACCTAGATGTTTATGAAAACGGCCGGGTTCAATGCTGGAACTTTGAGGACTTTGAACATTTTAAGAAAGACGTTCAACGCGGCTGGGTTTCCTTAAACGTTCCGGACAATGAAGAAATTTCAATTCATGGTTTAGGAAGTTGGACAATACAAAATGGAAATTGGCAATTTAATAAGGAGACCTTTCTCGACTACGTAAAAGAGTTAATCAAGTATCTTAACCCAAGGTTAGAAAACATTTATACATACAGTGAGAAAAAAATCAACGGTGTCAGGATCGGTGAAAACGGAAACGGAACGATTTACAAAGAAAAGACGCCAAATGACTTTTTTTCAAACAAAATAGATGGCGAAAGCGTGAATCTATTTTACAAAACAAACGATGTATTTAATTTAGTAAAAGCAAATGTCTTTGCAGATGGAAGTTTGGAGCTTTCACGACTAGAGAGCCCAATAACTTTAAATATTGAAGAATTTGAAAGGCTTGTACACGAAAGTGTTTTATTAACTGACATTCCAATTGGTTCGATAGTTCACATTTATGGGCTTGGAAAATTCTCCATTCAAGAAACGCATTACATTACATCAATTCAAGACAAACTATTAGAAATAAAAGATATTCAAAAACAATTGAAAGGAGAACCGACAACAATAGAGTTTTGTCGACAAGTCCACCAAAAGTTTTTAGCCAGTCCGACAAAAAATGCCAAAGAGGAATTACGGATTGCTTACGAAAGTATACCAACCCACCAGAGAATGTATGTTGGGGACATGGATACAAAAGATATTGAAGTGCGAATGATAATTTATGGAGACCAGGAAATTGAGAATTGGTCTCATTACATATTAGCAAAAGAAAGGGGGGAAGAACTGCCAACGATTATAGTTCCGAAACCCAATGATGAACAAAACGACGGATAACTATCCGTGAGGCGAACCAAATAATCCTTTTTTTAACAGGTTAAAGAATTTTAGAAAGGTCTGGCGCCTGAACTGCATTTCAGAAAGTGATAAAAACGAGACAAGGCAGCAGAAATGCTGCCTTGTCTCGTTTTTAGTTGAATCCTACAACATCCAGCCACAATTTATAAACACACTGTTGGCTGTAGTTTAATTCGATATTGACTAAAGTTGCTTAGTATTAATTTGGTACAAAATGTGACGTCTAAGCCTACTATTTTGTTCAACCTTGGGATGGTCAAATTCCCCTACGTAGTTCATACCAATTCTTCTCATTACGTTTTCTGACTTCACATTTATTATTGAAGTAAATGAAACGACTTTATCAAATTCCAGAATGTCAAAACCATATTTCAAACAAGCATTAGCGGCTTCTGTTGCAAAGCCTTGTCCCCAAGCTTCTTTTTTATATCGCCAACCAATTTCAACACAGGGAGTAAAAAATGCGTCAAATGTTGGAACAGCAAATCCGGTAAAACCAATAATTTTTTTTGTTAGTTTGTTTTCAACTGCAAAGAGCCCAAATCCATTTTCGTCAAAATGCAATTTGATTCTTTGCACCATTTCTGATGTTTCCCTATCTGTCAAGCTTTTAGGGAAAAACCTCATTACGTCTACGTCTTTGTTCATCTCTGCAAATGGTTGGATGTCTGAATCAAGCCACCGTCTTAAACCAAGTCGTTCAGTTGTTAGTATATAATCGCTCATTTTATTTCTCTATAAGACCTCTTACGAAGTTGTCAAATTATAGCCAACTCATAAATTTAAGTAATAGTCGTACATTTCTTCTACAGTGAAAGATAATACTTTCACTGTAGAAGAAATACTTCTTACCAAATTTTCGGAATATCCGGTTGAGTAACAAAATTGCCGTGAGAAATCCTGCTATAAAACTGATTATTATGGAAATAATGCTTTATAATTGGGAGAATTGAGAACCTTTGATAAGGTACAAAGGGGAGTTTTATTAGCTTTTAATAATCAGTATGATTGAGCCAAATGCATTAAAGATAATTGTTGAAGATGAAAATATATATTTTACTCAGAAAGATCCCTCTAAGGTAATATCCCGGGAGCTTTTAAGAGATTTAGTGCGAGAGTATTTTAGTATTACGAATACATTAATAGTTACCTGTTTTGTGTTTGACAGCCTTGATTTGGCTATAGGGGAAAAGATTAATACATTAATGCACACTTTAAGGGCCAACACTTACAAAAAGCATAAATCTGATTTTGGACTGTATTGGAAAATTGACATTCATCAGTTGGAAGATGCCCTTCAGCTATGTATGGAGCTTTGGAGCTGTTATGAATTTGTAGGGCTTGATTTCTTTTCCCTCGCAGATCAGGAGGAGCTTGACAGATTAATAACATTTAACGGCTATCGGAACGAACAGTTGAAAAACTTTAACGGTTATGCAGTGATTTATATTCGCGATGATGCTTATGAGAAGGTAGTAGGTGTATTGAAAAGCCCAACATTAAGGTATCCTGATTGGTATTATGGAATAAAAAAGACAAGTTGGTAGGAGATTTCACAAAAAAGGAGACCAATTACCTGATCTCCTTTTTACCGGTTTTTTGTCGGGGTGACCGGACACTTTTCGAACTTTTTGGTCGAAGATTTGGCCAAAATCCACCAATTCCACCCAAAGATCAAAACATAAATCTGGCAAATCATATAACATAAGCTGATCCTACAAACGGCCTATTTAAAATTATAAACATTAATTTGCCTTCAAACAATTTTTATGACAAGTGATATACAGGGAAAATTCGAAGTAATTGAAAGTTTTGGTATTGCCAGCAGAAATGAATTTTATATGATCGGACAATTAAAGGAAGGAGAAATTTTTGAAAACTGGTTTGTGCGTATCCATTTGAATTCATCTCTTAAATTAACGTTGAGAATTAAGGCAGTTGAAGAAATTGCACTGGCTAGTGATGGTAGCAAGTATAAATTGATTATAATTGATACGCAGGAACATGATAGCCAAGACTTTTTGTTAGGTTTAGGAGTAGGAAGCGAAATGGTCGAAATTGGAATAGAAGGAGAGGATTAAGACATGGTGATAACAAAATCAAACAAAAAATGGTATAACCAAGCATTAC
This window of the Chitinophaga sancti genome carries:
- a CDS encoding beta-N-acetylhexosaminidase family protein, translating into MKMLFTCLTVVMFGCSAALAQTVQHSPQASPAFAQAATLPAIFPAPVSIELGKGAFTLGKSVVLITAPGVDTATTTLVRKLLMAAGVETVTNARQLPQVFDYPHIVLGTGDAAIVRTALSKSGAVLDSNVEGYTIASTVIGNGALITLAGYDADGLFHAAQTLRQLVQRAAIPALVIKDHPAMPIRGTIEGFYGKPWSMADRAKHLDFLATVKANTYIYSPKDDPYARDRWRDAYPAATLTELGKLVANAAKNHINFVYAISPGPTVCFSDTSDLQTLVRKFNALRAIGVHSFYVALDDIEYKKWNCDLDKVTFGPSSAEAAGIAQAKLLNALQASIKKADPTAPDLIMVPTEYYDAKESPYKAALRKNLDSQVVVQWTGTDVVPPAISVPDAKAATKAFGRKTLLWDNYPVNDYGESVGRLLVAPYVKREAGLSKELEGILSNPMNQEAPSRAAVTGVVAFAWNDKGYDAERTWLFAARELAGGDEQTTAALLTFFDTQHLAPTFGSQPWQEQAPKLKAMLDGVRDAIANGDVVTRRQAIADLIRHAAVFASAPDIIRAGIVDTSFAVDARPWLDAMQLWGRALQLTAAGLEAADHGSNAAGRYFANAKKLAAEAAAMQTIPGATRFGGAIKIADGVLDEFVASAPKMIAIEK
- a CDS encoding alpha/beta fold hydrolase, with product MPVRQEGRRSMAHSVKVIFVGFCMLTSLLVKGQIPKDTAHKAQKTVYLFSGIGADSSIFMNLELPGYHKVYINWIPALRHETIEQYAARIRPQVTEENPDIIGLSFGGIVAVEVAKLVKVDKMVLISSVRTKNELNRIQFFWMKLGFYHLIPGALIQRTNFLTYRYFGAWSPNDKETLTNLLKDTDVNFFRWALKSIAYWNNKVPPERTIQINGTADRVITTRRVHPDYQIKGGGHLMVFNKADTISKIIVNYLGK
- a CDS encoding DUF7638 domain-containing protein gives rise to the protein MKFNLFNRKSGKMITPSTKVYRKQIIEGFSIPAIIHNSNYFFVDLDVYENGRVQCWNFEDFEHFKKDVQRGWVSLNVPDNEEISIHGLGSWTIQNGNWQFNKETFLDYVKELIKYLNPRLENIYTYSEKKINGVRIGENGNGTIYKEKTPNDFFSNKIDGESVNLFYKTNDVFNLVKANVFADGSLELSRLESPITLNIEEFERLVHESVLLTDIPIGSIVHIYGLGKFSIQETHYITSIQDKLLEIKDIQKQLKGEPTTIEFCRQVHQKFLASPTKNAKEELRIAYESIPTHQRMYVGDMDTKDIEVRMIIYGDQEIENWSHYILAKERGEELPTIIVPKPNDEQNDG
- a CDS encoding GNAT family N-acetyltransferase; its protein translation is MSDYILTTERLGLRRWLDSDIQPFAEMNKDVDVMRFFPKSLTDRETSEMVQRIKLHFDENGFGLFAVENKLTKKIIGFTGFAVPTFDAFFTPCVEIGWRYKKEAWGQGFATEAANACLKYGFDILEFDKVVSFTSIINVKSENVMRRIGMNYVGEFDHPKVEQNSRLRRHILYQINTKQL